The Chlamydiales bacterium STE3 DNA window CAACTCTATTAAAAGCATTGCAAGAAGAGTTTTCCACTATGTTGAGCAGGCTTTTGCAAATCTATCGTCCTAAATAGGATAAGGAAGCTCAACTTCAGGGTGCTCTGCTTGAAACTCTCTAAGCCCTTGGTTACGAAGAAGGCAAGCAGGACAAACGCCACAGCCCAGCAAAGGAATGCCCTCATAGCAGGTCACGGTCTCTTTTAATAGAAAAGTTAAAATGCCAAGCTCATGAGCAAGTTCTAAACTTTCTTTTTTTGTCATGTACACAAGAGGTGTGCGAATCTCAAATTTGGGATTGTCCAAATCGAGGCGCAGCAATTTCTGCTTTAAGTCCATATACTTTCTTGAGCAATCTCTATATCCTGAATTAGCACTCTCCAGTTCCATAATTCCCATATAAATTATGCTTGCTCCTTTTCCATGGGCAAAAATTGCGCCAAGTCTTGCCATGAGCCCATTGCGCCCTAAGACAAGCGTATTGGGAGGTAAATTTTCCTCTGTACTGATGGGAATCGAATGAT harbors:
- a CDS encoding 7-cyano-7-deazaguanine synthase (Product derived from UniProtKB/Swiss-Prot:A5UCR9;Gene name derived from UniProtKB/Swiss-Prot:A5UCR9;EC number derived from UniProtKB/Swiss-Prot:A5UCR9) → METNDAKAWPFNMLKAVVIHSGGMDSSICLALAIREFGAENVASLSFSYSQRHSKEMQQAEKIASFWKVEKYFFSIDFLPKITKNALTDHSIPISTEENLPPNTLVLGRNGLMARLGAIFAHGKGASIIYMGIMELESANSGYRDCSRKYMDLKQKLLRLDLDNPKFEIRTPLVYMTKKESLELAHELGILTFLLKETVTCYEGIPLLGCGVCPACLLRNQGLREFQAEHPEVELPYPI